One Rhodothermales bacterium genomic region harbors:
- a CDS encoding FlgD immunoglobulin-like domain containing protein translates to MKRMVRIVAALAVLLGGADLRAQDFEIEELSVPIPGEELEATVTVFVDGPVSNGRLFYRPTGEVQYESVVPQQTGNMFSVVIPASAVTERGLDIYGEYAEDGELRTYPEQNAAENPYRLPVYLGSFEVPIELAPRQYRMVSVAADLGTGTADGELTDDFGTPDIARWRAARWDPAQEAYVEIPGAASSLTEGAAFWLITATGGAFDIDAASSTNPDSLPSITLLPGFNQIGNPYAFPIAWDDVRGGADVGPLLAFNPASGDYDVASTLEPWTGYFVQSFEVQPVTFLVPPRESVGGGAVQAPETDYIVHIGARMGDRADLHNVVGFAATAATGRDRLDLGEPPPIGEHVRVSVIENGERWMRSLKPVRADGEMWDVEVTASEELLTSGTQRVTVSLSEEGVRPDGFELYVIDLDRGTAVQRVGNTFEVALSRDAPLRRLRLIAGTEAFARTGSEGAPLEFTGFALDANYPNPFAEQTTISYRLDARGPATLEVFDLLGRRVRVLADGDHNAGAHSVEWDARDASGRTVSNGLYLVRLRAGDASATRRASVLR, encoded by the coding sequence ATGAAACGAATGGTACGGATCGTCGCAGCGCTCGCCGTCCTCCTCGGAGGAGCGGACCTGCGCGCACAGGACTTCGAGATCGAAGAACTCTCGGTTCCCATCCCCGGTGAGGAGTTAGAGGCTACGGTGACCGTGTTTGTTGATGGCCCCGTTTCCAATGGCCGGCTGTTTTACCGCCCCACGGGCGAGGTGCAGTACGAATCGGTGGTGCCACAGCAGACCGGCAATATGTTCAGCGTCGTGATCCCGGCGTCGGCGGTGACCGAGCGCGGGCTCGACATCTACGGCGAGTACGCCGAGGATGGGGAACTGCGCACGTACCCTGAGCAGAACGCGGCGGAGAACCCCTACCGCCTCCCGGTCTACCTTGGCTCGTTCGAGGTGCCCATCGAGCTGGCACCCCGCCAGTATCGGATGGTCTCGGTGGCCGCCGACCTCGGCACGGGCACAGCCGATGGGGAACTCACCGACGACTTTGGCACCCCGGACATCGCGCGGTGGCGCGCAGCCCGGTGGGACCCGGCGCAGGAAGCGTATGTGGAGATTCCCGGAGCAGCGAGTTCCCTGACGGAAGGGGCTGCGTTCTGGCTCATCACTGCCACCGGCGGTGCGTTCGATATCGACGCGGCCTCGTCGACCAACCCGGACTCGTTGCCGTCCATCACACTCCTACCGGGGTTCAATCAGATCGGCAACCCGTACGCCTTCCCGATTGCGTGGGACGACGTGCGGGGCGGAGCGGACGTAGGACCGTTGCTGGCCTTCAATCCAGCGTCCGGCGACTACGACGTGGCGTCTACGCTCGAGCCGTGGACGGGGTACTTCGTCCAGAGCTTCGAAGTGCAGCCCGTCACCTTTCTCGTGCCGCCGCGTGAATCCGTGGGCGGAGGGGCCGTGCAGGCACCGGAGACGGACTACATCGTTCACATCGGTGCTCGGATGGGAGATCGCGCCGATCTCCACAACGTCGTCGGGTTCGCCGCGACGGCCGCTACGGGTCGGGACCGGCTGGACCTTGGCGAGCCGCCGCCCATCGGGGAGCACGTCCGCGTGAGCGTGATCGAGAACGGCGAGCGGTGGATGCGGAGCTTGAAGCCCGTCCGTGCGGATGGCGAAATGTGGGACGTCGAGGTGACGGCGTCAGAAGAACTGCTCACGAGCGGGACGCAGCGCGTCACGGTGTCGCTGAGCGAAGAGGGCGTCCGGCCCGACGGGTTCGAACTGTATGTGATCGATCTCGATCGCGGGACGGCCGTGCAGCGGGTCGGCAACACGTTCGAGGTGGCGCTGAGCCGGGACGCACCGCTGCGTCGGCTGCGGCTGATTGCAGGGACGGAAGCGTTCGCCCGTACCGGCAGCGAGGGCGCACCGCTCGAGTTCACCGGCTTCGCCCTCGATGCGAACTACCCCAACCCCTTCGCGGAGCAGACGACCATCAGCTACCGCCTCGACGCGCGCGGCCCCGCCACGCTCGAGGTGTTCGACCTCCTCGGGCGCCGCGTGCGCGTGCTCGCCGATGGCGACCACAACGCCGGGGCTCACAGCGTCGAGTGGGACGCCCGTGATGCGTCCGGACGCACGGTCTCGAACGGGCTCTACCTCGTCCGCCTCCGCGCTGGCGATGCTTCTGCGACGCGCCGAGCGTCCGTCCTCCGCTAA
- a CDS encoding universal stress protein, translating into MLPFKRILVPFDFSRLAEQGVEYAEEMAKLHGAHLDILHVVEEPAFPSFFKLGAMRIYGMVPNLEKVAWTALEKRFGSPGEQPHLDFHVVKGSADVEIIRFAGEHENDLVVMTSHGLTGLQHVLMGSVAEKVVKMAPCPVLVVKAFTKQPAPVKDAEKAEGGVSERGGAVLKERR; encoded by the coding sequence ATGCTCCCTTTCAAACGCATCCTCGTCCCCTTTGACTTCTCTCGGCTCGCTGAGCAGGGAGTGGAATACGCCGAGGAGATGGCCAAACTCCACGGGGCTCACCTCGACATCCTCCACGTCGTCGAGGAGCCGGCCTTCCCTTCGTTCTTCAAGCTCGGAGCGATGCGGATCTACGGCATGGTGCCGAACCTGGAGAAGGTAGCGTGGACGGCCCTCGAGAAACGCTTCGGCAGCCCCGGCGAGCAGCCGCACCTCGACTTCCACGTCGTCAAGGGCAGTGCCGATGTGGAGATCATCCGGTTCGCAGGCGAGCACGAGAACGACCTCGTCGTGATGACCTCGCACGGGCTGACCGGGCTGCAACACGTCTTGATGGGGAGCGTGGCCGAGAAGGTGGTGAAGATGGCGCCGTGCCCCGTCCTCGTGGTGAAGGCGTTCACGAAGCAGCCGGCCCCCGTCAAGGACGCCGAGAAGGCGGAGGGTGGTGTGAGCGAGCGCGGCGGAGCCGTTCTGAAGGAGCGGCGTTAG
- a CDS encoding FAD-dependent oxidoreductase: MPNPAILVVDDDPDVLRAIARDLRRRYGQDYRILRASSAAEALTALDELHERGDPVALLLSDQRMPRMNGVEFLREAMQRFPRSKRALLTAYADTQAAIDAINQSQVDYYLLKPWDPPEERLYPVLDDLLDEWRATFRPGYGGVRVVGSRWSSEAHGLKDFLARNAVPYQFIDAESDEADELVQGAALPLVILPEGERLESPSPAEVAERLGLRTSADAEFYDLAIVGGGPAGLAAAVYGASEGLRTVLIEREAPGGQAGTSSRIENYLGFPSGLSGADLARRAVAQAERFGVEIIAPREVEGLTVDGPYKRLRLADGSEVSCHVLMLATGVAWRQLPADGAERFAGRGVYYGATMTEALGCKDEVVYIVGAGNSAGQAAMYFAEYARRVVMLIRGDDLGAKMSHYLVERIEAHERIDVLLHTEVAECRGDGHLERLVLEHQTTGERTEVDGSYLFVFIGAAPHTDWLDGLVERDERGFVITGPDLAEHHLDGWPLERAPFLLEANVPGIFVAGDVRHESVKRVASAVGEGSVAVHFMHRHLATL; the protein is encoded by the coding sequence ATGCCCAACCCCGCCATCCTCGTCGTGGACGACGACCCCGACGTCCTCCGCGCGATCGCCCGCGACCTCCGCCGCCGCTACGGGCAGGATTACCGCATCCTTCGTGCGTCGAGTGCAGCGGAAGCTCTTACCGCGCTCGACGAGTTGCACGAGCGCGGCGATCCCGTTGCCCTCCTGCTCTCCGACCAGCGGATGCCCCGGATGAACGGGGTCGAGTTCCTGCGCGAGGCTATGCAGCGCTTCCCCCGCAGCAAGCGCGCGCTCCTCACGGCCTACGCCGACACGCAGGCCGCCATCGACGCGATCAACCAATCGCAGGTCGACTACTACCTCCTCAAGCCGTGGGACCCGCCCGAAGAGCGGCTCTACCCCGTGCTTGACGACCTGCTCGACGAGTGGCGGGCGACGTTCCGGCCGGGCTACGGCGGCGTCCGCGTCGTCGGCAGCCGGTGGTCGTCGGAGGCGCACGGGCTGAAGGACTTCCTCGCGCGCAACGCCGTCCCGTATCAGTTCATCGACGCGGAAAGTGACGAGGCGGACGAACTCGTGCAGGGGGCGGCGCTCCCGCTCGTGATTCTGCCCGAGGGCGAGCGGCTCGAAAGCCCGTCGCCAGCTGAGGTGGCCGAGCGGCTCGGACTGCGCACGAGCGCCGATGCCGAGTTCTACGACCTCGCGATTGTCGGGGGCGGACCGGCCGGGCTCGCGGCGGCGGTCTACGGCGCGTCCGAAGGGCTGCGGACCGTGCTGATCGAGCGCGAGGCGCCGGGCGGCCAGGCCGGCACGTCGAGCCGGATCGAGAACTACCTCGGCTTCCCCTCGGGCCTCTCCGGCGCCGATCTCGCCCGCCGCGCCGTCGCCCAGGCCGAGCGCTTCGGCGTCGAGATCATCGCGCCGCGCGAGGTCGAAGGCCTGACCGTCGACGGGCCGTACAAACGGCTCCGGCTCGCCGACGGCAGTGAAGTATCCTGCCACGTGCTGATGTTGGCGACGGGCGTGGCGTGGCGCCAGCTCCCCGCCGATGGCGCAGAGCGCTTCGCCGGGCGTGGCGTCTACTACGGCGCGACGATGACGGAGGCGCTCGGCTGCAAGGACGAGGTCGTCTACATCGTCGGTGCGGGCAACTCGGCGGGGCAGGCAGCGATGTACTTCGCCGAGTACGCGCGCCGCGTCGTGATGCTCATCCGCGGCGACGACCTCGGCGCGAAGATGAGCCACTACCTCGTCGAGCGGATCGAGGCGCACGAGCGGATCGACGTGCTGCTCCACACCGAAGTCGCCGAGTGCCGGGGCGACGGCCACCTCGAGCGGCTCGTGCTCGAACACCAGACGACGGGGGAGCGGACCGAGGTGGATGGCAGCTACCTCTTCGTGTTCATCGGCGCCGCGCCGCACACGGACTGGCTCGACGGCCTCGTCGAGCGGGACGAGCGGGGCTTCGTCATCACCGGGCCCGACCTCGCCGAGCACCACCTCGACGGGTGGCCGCTCGAACGCGCGCCGTTCCTGCTCGAAGCGAATGTGCCGGGCATCTTCGTGGCCGGCGACGTGCGGCACGAGTCGGTCAAACGCGTGGCGAGCGCGGTGGGCGAGGGCTCCGTCGCCGTTCACTTCATGCACCGCCACCTCGCGACGCTGTAG
- a CDS encoding cation:proton antiporter, which yields MTFFLAAGAAPPFLVETATLIVAGAVVAYVGYRLGLVPIVGFLLTGVLIGPHGLGLIQDQEMVDALAEVGVILLLFTIGIEFSLEKLARIQRLIFGGGGLQVVLTTAATAGVLALFGVPWQAGVFTGFLVALSSTAIVLKLLGSRGEQNAPHGQVALGLLIFQDLAIIVMVLLVPMLAGAGGSALDIGWALVKAGLVIVAVLFGARRVMPAVLERVARTCSQELFLLSVIALCFGTAWLTSLAGVSVALGAFLAGLIVSESRFSEHAFGEIMPLQILFSATFFVSVGMLLDVGFLFTNLPLVIGVVAAVLVLKAVVTALSARVLGYGLPVAAASGLLLAQVGEFSFVLERAGREVGLFPAGLEGTGSQVFFASSVLLMVATPALASLGARLGSRMEEKAEAEEVAAMEAEPAGLAPEHARIENHVIVAGYGRSARRLVRVLRGSGIPHVVITLSPPRADEAEAEGLAVVRGHPTRAHTLEEARIGKAKLLVLADDDYDLAHRTAAVARTLNPTMRIVARTRYLNEAEELEAAGVDRAIAQEFEIVVQIFADLLRDYGVGRDEIEGHVERMRSGGYVALREDTEAPAVVCHVDSETLVHRHVVVRAGAAASGETIADLDLGRYGLTVLDVVRDGASVAGDESFRLASGDELELKGSADAFLAGAVLFRPAGLGTDEHSADVPDTVRVPSPFATGGDGATDEPLPRVRPKVYGADWCALTGGFRSYLDRKGIPFDYYNVEKDADAADAVRAMNNGKLKFPMVVVGDREMKNPTLGELDDALANVGLAEPV from the coding sequence ATGACGTTCTTTCTCGCCGCCGGCGCCGCGCCGCCGTTCCTCGTCGAAACCGCGACGCTCATCGTCGCGGGCGCGGTCGTGGCCTACGTGGGGTACCGGCTCGGGCTCGTCCCGATCGTCGGGTTCCTGCTCACGGGCGTGCTGATCGGGCCGCACGGGCTCGGGCTGATCCAGGATCAGGAGATGGTCGACGCCCTCGCCGAGGTCGGCGTGATCCTCCTCCTGTTCACGATCGGGATCGAGTTCTCGCTCGAAAAGCTAGCGCGGATTCAGCGGCTCATCTTCGGCGGTGGCGGGCTCCAAGTCGTCCTCACGACGGCAGCGACGGCGGGCGTGCTCGCGCTCTTCGGCGTGCCGTGGCAGGCGGGCGTGTTCACCGGCTTCCTCGTCGCGCTCTCGTCGACGGCGATCGTGCTGAAGCTGCTCGGCAGCCGGGGCGAGCAGAACGCGCCGCACGGGCAGGTCGCCCTCGGCCTCCTCATCTTTCAGGACCTCGCGATCATCGTGATGGTCCTCCTCGTCCCGATGCTTGCCGGGGCGGGCGGTTCGGCGCTTGACATCGGCTGGGCGCTCGTCAAAGCGGGCCTCGTAATCGTGGCGGTGTTGTTCGGCGCACGGCGCGTGATGCCGGCCGTCCTCGAGCGCGTGGCGCGGACGTGCTCGCAGGAGCTGTTCCTCCTCTCCGTCATCGCCCTCTGTTTCGGAACGGCGTGGCTGACGAGCCTCGCCGGCGTCTCCGTCGCGCTCGGTGCGTTCCTCGCCGGGCTCATCGTCTCGGAGAGCCGGTTCTCGGAGCACGCCTTCGGCGAGATCATGCCCCTCCAGATCCTCTTCTCGGCGACGTTCTTCGTCTCGGTCGGGATGCTGCTGGACGTGGGTTTCCTGTTTACGAACCTCCCGCTCGTGATCGGGGTCGTCGCCGCTGTGCTCGTGCTGAAGGCGGTCGTGACGGCGTTGAGCGCGCGCGTGCTCGGCTACGGGCTGCCGGTCGCGGCAGCGTCGGGGCTGTTGCTCGCGCAGGTGGGGGAGTTCTCGTTCGTGCTGGAGCGGGCCGGGCGCGAGGTCGGGCTCTTTCCGGCCGGGCTCGAAGGGACGGGGAGCCAGGTGTTCTTCGCGTCGTCGGTGCTGCTGATGGTGGCGACGCCGGCGCTCGCGAGTCTCGGCGCACGGCTCGGCAGCAGGATGGAAGAGAAGGCAGAAGCCGAAGAGGTGGCGGCGATGGAGGCGGAGCCCGCCGGGCTCGCGCCGGAGCACGCGCGCATCGAGAACCACGTCATCGTCGCCGGCTACGGGCGCTCGGCGCGGCGGCTCGTGCGCGTCCTCCGCGGCAGCGGGATTCCCCACGTCGTCATCACGCTGAGCCCGCCGCGTGCCGACGAGGCTGAGGCCGAAGGGCTCGCCGTCGTGCGCGGCCACCCGACGCGGGCGCACACGCTCGAAGAGGCCCGCATCGGCAAAGCCAAACTCCTCGTCCTCGCCGACGACGACTACGACCTCGCCCACCGCACCGCCGCCGTCGCCCGCACGCTCAACCCGACGATGCGGATCGTCGCGCGCACGCGCTACCTCAACGAAGCCGAGGAGCTGGAAGCGGCCGGCGTAGACCGCGCGATCGCGCAGGAGTTCGAGATTGTCGTCCAGATTTTCGCCGATCTGCTGCGGGATTACGGCGTCGGCCGCGACGAGATCGAAGGCCACGTCGAGCGGATGCGCAGCGGCGGCTACGTCGCGCTCCGCGAGGATACCGAGGCACCGGCCGTTGTCTGCCACGTCGATAGCGAAACGCTCGTCCACCGCCACGTCGTCGTCCGCGCCGGCGCCGCAGCCAGCGGCGAAACGATCGCCGACCTCGATCTCGGCCGCTACGGGCTGACCGTGCTCGATGTCGTCCGCGACGGCGCCTCGGTCGCGGGGGACGAATCGTTCCGACTGGCCTCCGGCGACGAGTTGGAGCTGAAGGGCTCGGCCGACGCGTTCCTCGCTGGCGCCGTCCTTTTCCGCCCGGCCGGGCTCGGCACCGACGAGCACAGCGCGGATGTGCCGGACACGGTTCGCGTCCCATCGCCGTTCGCGACCGGCGGCGATGGGGCGACCGACGAGCCGCTGCCCCGCGTTCGCCCGAAAGTGTACGGCGCGGATTGGTGCGCACTGACCGGCGGCTTCCGCTCGTACCTCGACCGGAAGGGCATCCCGTTCGACTACTACAACGTCGAGAAAGACGCCGATGCGGCCGACGCCGTCCGCGCGATGAACAACGGCAAGCTAAAATTCCCCATGGTCGTCGTCGGCGACCGCGAAATGAAGAATCCCACGCTCGGCGAACTCGACGATGCGCTCGCGAACGTCGGCCTCGCCGAACCCGTTTAA
- a CDS encoding ATP-binding protein produces the protein MNLPFAYTTAPVPVDELRRVPGLEGLEDRLFDWLAEHGEYLEIPVGEKMFSAGMPAEQMMIQLDGAVQLVLDVGGQPLLYNTFRGGQITGMLPYSRMTEYTGTGLVIEPARVVMVWKKDFPAMLERSEELGRRLVALMSDRVREATRSEQQSEKLAALGKLSAGLAHELNNPAAAIRRSVSDMQERVATLPELVARMSEHRLSPEQIRLASAVQRELAEEGPKPDQLSVVARGELEDDLANRLDALGVEDGWRLAETLADAGLTPACLDEIAADVDAAAVPDVLRWVEGGLAADRLLAEIGSAAGRISELVASVKTYSHMDQAPVKQPTDVVAGIESTLTMLGHKFRSKNVRLVRTVAEGLPLVPAYPGELNQVWTNLLDNALDAVAEGGTIEVAAEVSGRYLCVSVIDDGTGIPEEIQSRVFEPFFTTKGVGDGSGLGLDMVQRIVRNQHSGTLDLESRPGRTEFVVCLPLAEEA, from the coding sequence ATGAACCTTCCCTTCGCTTACACCACCGCACCTGTCCCCGTCGACGAACTCCGCCGCGTTCCCGGACTCGAAGGGCTCGAAGACAGGCTGTTCGACTGGCTCGCCGAGCACGGGGAGTATCTCGAAATCCCCGTCGGGGAGAAGATGTTCAGCGCGGGGATGCCGGCAGAGCAGATGATGATCCAACTCGACGGGGCCGTGCAACTCGTCCTCGACGTGGGCGGGCAGCCGCTGCTCTACAACACGTTTCGCGGCGGGCAGATCACGGGGATGCTGCCGTATTCGCGGATGACCGAGTACACCGGCACGGGCCTCGTCATCGAGCCCGCTCGGGTGGTGATGGTGTGGAAGAAGGATTTCCCGGCGATGCTGGAGCGGAGCGAAGAGCTCGGCCGCCGCCTCGTCGCGCTCATGAGCGACCGCGTGCGGGAGGCGACGCGGAGTGAGCAGCAGTCGGAGAAGCTGGCCGCGTTGGGCAAGCTCTCGGCCGGACTCGCGCACGAACTGAACAACCCCGCCGCCGCCATCCGCCGCTCGGTGTCCGACATGCAGGAGCGCGTCGCCACCCTGCCCGAACTCGTCGCGCGGATGAGCGAGCACCGGCTCAGCCCCGAGCAGATCCGCCTCGCCAGCGCCGTGCAGCGCGAGCTGGCCGAGGAGGGGCCGAAGCCGGACCAGCTCTCCGTCGTCGCGCGCGGCGAGCTCGAAGACGATCTCGCCAACCGGCTCGACGCGCTCGGCGTGGAGGACGGCTGGCGCCTCGCCGAGACCCTCGCCGACGCCGGCCTCACGCCCGCCTGCCTCGACGAGATCGCCGCCGATGTCGATGCCGCCGCCGTGCCCGACGTGCTGCGCTGGGTCGAAGGCGGGCTCGCGGCCGACCGGCTGCTCGCGGAGATCGGCTCGGCGGCAGGCCGCATCTCCGAACTCGTGGCCTCGGTGAAGACGTACTCGCACATGGACCAGGCCCCGGTCAAGCAGCCGACGGACGTGGTGGCGGGGATCGAGTCCACGCTGACGATGCTCGGCCACAAGTTCCGGTCGAAGAACGTCCGCCTCGTCCGCACCGTCGCCGAGGGGCTGCCGCTCGTGCCGGCCTATCCCGGCGAGCTGAATCAGGTCTGGACGAACCTGCTCGACAACGCGCTCGACGCCGTCGCGGAGGGCGGGACCATAGAAGTCGCCGCCGAGGTGTCGGGCCGCTACCTCTGCGTTTCCGTCATCGACGACGGGACGGGCATCCCGGAAGAAATTCAGTCGCGCGTCTTCGAGCCGTTCTTCACTACGAAAGGCGTCGGCGACGGGAGCGGGCTCGGGCTCGACATGGTGCAGCGGATCGTGCGGAACCAGCACAGCGGCACGCTGGATTTGGAGTCGCGGCCGGGACGGACGGAGTTCGTCGTGTGCCTGCCGCTGGCCGAGGAAGCGTAG
- a CDS encoding ferritin-like domain-containing protein has protein sequence MKLNTLHDLYLHQLKDLYSAESQLVDALPDMAKEANHPDLKQAFSEHLQQTKQQKSRLEKIGKNLGEDLDGETCQAMKGLIKEGKEMIKQKAADPVKDAGLIAAAQRVEHYEIAGYGTVCTFAEMLGRHDDLQLLKETLSEEKNTDDKLNKIAKQAVDPAALQPA, from the coding sequence ATGAAGCTCAACACGCTCCACGACCTCTACCTCCACCAGCTCAAAGACCTCTACAGCGCCGAGTCGCAGCTCGTCGACGCCCTGCCGGACATGGCGAAGGAGGCGAACCACCCGGACCTGAAGCAGGCCTTCAGCGAGCACCTCCAGCAGACGAAGCAGCAGAAGAGCCGGCTCGAAAAGATCGGCAAGAACCTCGGCGAAGACCTCGACGGCGAGACCTGCCAGGCCATGAAGGGCCTCATCAAGGAAGGCAAGGAGATGATTAAGCAGAAGGCCGCCGACCCCGTGAAGGACGCCGGCCTCATCGCCGCCGCGCAACGCGTCGAGCACTACGAGATCGCCGGCTACGGCACCGTCTGCACGTTCGCCGAGATGCTCGGGCGCCACGACGACCTCCAACTCCTGAAGGAGACGCTGTCCGAGGAGAAGAACACCGACGATAAGCTGAACAAGATCGCGAAGCAGGCTGTTGACCCGGCGGCATTGCAGCCGGCCTGA
- a CDS encoding T9SS type A sorting domain-containing protein encodes MRLPRPVRTGACLLSLTLGVVLGVTPARAQLAVEPSSLAVTVPQGETETRTMTLTNSGSEALAFCLSFDRPLQRTAGISRLSEGAFGSACGTYGEVLFLVDRDDLPGCCADPYGLTITSDGRLFAAEGNGGRTIELDAALNFVRVFDHPVVAEFEPFPATRGVTFNADIRTLWWLNIEASGFDVYRALLLEGDLDGVPTGQRIELPIRAPNVPPDERRLPVGIAYDATRGLFYYTDIRSETIWAVDTLGHVAPGYPIQPDAYPGATLAFGLDSHPSETGTDSLSTRLELYVRPPGASRRVAAIDPYGGDLGAGTSLETPLPFQDPNAETGLSSGEPVRSRVDPNGVLYYPWSSFENSGVLAIRPHPLPPSWLVVEAWDGALAPGESRTLELTFRPGQRSVGDNTAALQAFTAETGEAVEVPLTLTVTQGTDAESGDGALPETATLNVYPNPSANAAIVALTLPTDADLRVTVYDVLGRRVANLADGPFAAGSHRLDLDTAALPGGVYLVRVQSEASVLSRRLVVVR; translated from the coding sequence ATGCGCCTCCCCCGCCCCGTTCGCACCGGCGCCTGCCTCCTGAGCCTGACGCTCGGCGTCGTGCTGGGCGTGACGCCGGCGCGGGCGCAACTCGCCGTGGAGCCGTCGAGCCTCGCCGTGACCGTGCCGCAGGGCGAAACCGAGACGCGGACGATGACGCTAACGAACAGCGGGAGCGAAGCGCTCGCCTTCTGCCTCTCGTTCGACCGGCCGCTTCAGCGGACAGCAGGGATATCTCGTTTGAGTGAAGGTGCTTTCGGGAGCGCGTGTGGGACCTACGGCGAGGTCTTATTCCTCGTGGACCGCGACGACCTCCCCGGCTGCTGCGCTGATCCCTACGGGCTGACGATTACGTCCGACGGACGACTCTTCGCAGCCGAAGGCAATGGTGGAAGAACCATCGAACTCGACGCCGCGCTGAACTTCGTCCGCGTATTCGATCACCCGGTGGTGGCGGAGTTCGAGCCGTTTCCTGCTACAAGGGGTGTCACCTTCAATGCTGACATCAGGACGCTGTGGTGGCTCAACATCGAGGCGAGTGGGTTCGACGTCTATCGAGCGTTGCTTCTCGAAGGCGACCTCGACGGTGTCCCGACAGGGCAGCGGATCGAACTCCCGATAAGAGCACCCAATGTGCCACCGGATGAGCGCCGCCTCCCTGTTGGAATCGCTTATGATGCTACCCGAGGTCTGTTTTACTACACGGATATTCGGAGTGAGACGATCTGGGCTGTGGACACCCTCGGACACGTTGCTCCTGGCTACCCCATCCAGCCTGACGCATACCCCGGGGCAACACTTGCCTTTGGGCTCGATTCCCACCCGAGCGAGACCGGTACCGACTCTTTGAGTACTCGTCTCGAATTGTATGTTCGTCCTCCGGGCGCGTCGCGTCGGGTTGCAGCGATAGACCCCTACGGCGGCGATCTTGGTGCGGGGACTTCGCTGGAGACGCCGCTTCCCTTTCAAGACCCCAACGCAGAGACGGGGTTGTCTAGTGGGGAGCCGGTGAGGAGCCGCGTCGATCCTAATGGAGTTCTCTACTATCCATGGTCCTCATTCGAGAATTCAGGCGTGCTAGCAATACGCCCGCACCCGCTGCCGCCGTCGTGGCTCGTGGTGGAGGCGTGGGACGGGGCGCTCGCGCCGGGCGAGAGCCGTACGCTGGAACTGACGTTCCGGCCGGGGCAACGCTCGGTGGGCGACAACACGGCGGCGTTGCAAGCATTCACGGCGGAGACCGGCGAGGCCGTCGAAGTTCCGCTCACGCTCACGGTGACGCAGGGGACCGACGCCGAGAGCGGAGACGGTGCGCTCCCGGAAACGGCGACGCTGAACGTCTACCCCAACCCGTCTGCGAACGCCGCGATCGTAGCGCTCACGCTGCCGACCGACGCCGATCTCCGCGTCACCGTCTACGACGTGCTCGGCCGCCGCGTAGCAAATCTGGCAGACGGGCCGTTCGCTGCGGGCTCCCACCGGCTCGACCTCGACACGGCCGCGCTGCCCGGCGGCGTCTACCTCGTGCGCGTGCAGAGCGAGGCGTCCGTCCTCTCCCGCCGCCTCGTCGTCGTCCGCTGA